A stretch of Pseudomonas sp. CCC3.1 DNA encodes these proteins:
- a CDS encoding AMP-binding protein, with the protein MRDYQAAMNDFDYQRTVGSALNGHLAALNACVECCDRHALPGHIALFWEGRDASSAAYTFTQLQDHAARFANFLLAQGVKPGDKVAGLLPRTVELLVVVFATWRIGAIYQPLFTAFGPKAIEHRLNASGAALVVTDAVNRPKLNEVNDCPAIVTVAGAKGQGLVRGDFSFWAELDNYPAVCEPVMLSGEDPFLMMFTSGTTGPAKPLLVPLKAIVAFQSYTRDAVDLRPEDSFWNLADPGWAYGIYFGITGPLSMGHPITLYDGPFTVESTCRVIKKYGITNLTGSPTAYRMLIAAGEAFSSKIKGQLRAVSSAGEPLNPEVIRWFADELDVTIHDHYGQTEVGMVLCNHHGLDHPVHMGAAGFASPGHRIVVLDDHHQELPVGQPGILAVDRSQSPMCWFGGYEGFKTKAFVGNYYLSGDTVELNPDGSISFVGRSDDVITTSGYRVGPFDVESALIEHPAVVEAAVVGKPCPERTEVVKAFVVLSPQYLGDAQLAETLRLHVRQRLAAHAYPREIEFVSELPKTPSGKLQRFILRNQEIAKAELAQNAKVTA; encoded by the coding sequence ATGCGCGACTATCAGGCAGCAATGAATGACTTTGACTACCAACGGACGGTAGGCAGTGCACTGAACGGCCATTTGGCAGCACTCAATGCCTGTGTTGAGTGTTGCGACCGGCATGCTTTGCCGGGGCATATTGCGTTGTTTTGGGAGGGGCGCGACGCCAGCAGTGCGGCGTACACCTTCACTCAGTTGCAGGACCATGCCGCACGCTTTGCCAATTTCTTGCTGGCTCAAGGGGTAAAGCCAGGCGACAAGGTAGCGGGTTTGCTACCGCGTACTGTCGAGTTGCTGGTCGTCGTGTTTGCCACTTGGCGTATTGGTGCTATCTACCAACCTTTATTCACTGCATTCGGCCCTAAAGCCATCGAGCATCGCCTCAATGCTTCGGGTGCTGCGTTAGTGGTCACCGATGCAGTGAATCGCCCCAAACTCAATGAGGTCAATGACTGCCCGGCCATCGTCACAGTGGCGGGCGCTAAAGGCCAGGGCCTGGTGCGCGGCGATTTCAGTTTTTGGGCAGAACTGGACAATTACCCGGCGGTCTGTGAACCCGTGATGTTGAGCGGTGAAGACCCGTTTCTGATGATGTTTACGTCGGGCACCACGGGGCCGGCCAAACCGCTGCTGGTGCCGCTCAAGGCGATTGTCGCGTTCCAGAGTTACACCCGCGATGCAGTGGATTTGCGCCCTGAGGATTCCTTCTGGAACTTGGCCGATCCGGGCTGGGCTTACGGGATTTATTTCGGGATTACCGGACCGTTGTCGATGGGCCATCCGATCACGCTATACGATGGCCCGTTCACAGTTGAAAGCACCTGCCGGGTGATCAAAAAGTACGGCATTACCAATCTCACGGGCTCTCCGACGGCCTATCGCATGTTGATTGCGGCCGGGGAGGCCTTTTCCAGCAAAATCAAAGGTCAGTTGCGGGCCGTCAGCAGTGCGGGTGAACCGCTCAATCCCGAAGTGATTCGCTGGTTCGCTGATGAACTCGACGTCACCATTCACGATCACTACGGGCAAACCGAAGTCGGCATGGTGCTATGCAACCACCACGGTTTAGACCACCCCGTGCATATGGGGGCCGCAGGCTTTGCTTCGCCAGGGCATCGCATTGTCGTGCTGGATGATCACCATCAAGAACTGCCGGTGGGGCAGCCGGGGATTTTAGCGGTCGACCGCAGTCAATCACCCATGTGCTGGTTTGGCGGTTATGAGGGCTTTAAGACCAAGGCATTTGTTGGTAATTACTACTTGAGCGGCGACACCGTGGAGTTGAACCCGGACGGCAGCATCAGTTTTGTCGGCCGCAGCGATGACGTGATCACGACGTCGGGCTACCGGGTCGGCCCTTTCGATGTCGAAAGCGCACTGATTGAACACCCAGCAGTGGTTGAAGCGGCAGTGGTGGGCAAGCCTTGCCCAGAGCGTACAGAGGTGGTTAAAGCGTTTGTGGTGCTGAGCCCGCAGTACCTGGGCGATGCGCAATTGGCCGAAACCTTGCGCTTGCATGTGCGCCAGCGACTCGCCGCGCATGCCTACCCTCGTGAAATCGAATTTGTCAGCGAGTTGCCGAAGACCCCAAGCGGCAAGTTGCAGCGCTTTATTTTGCGCAACCAAGAAATCGCCAAGGCTGAACTGGCTCAAAACGCCAAGGTTACAGCCTGA
- a CDS encoding electron transfer flavoprotein subunit beta/FixA family protein gives MKVLACIKRVVDYNVKVRVKADHSGVDLANVKMSMNPFCEIAVEEAVRLKEKGIATEIVVVCVGPSTAQEQLRTALALGADRAILVESAEDLTALAVAKLLKAVVDREQPQLMILGKQAIDSDNNQTGQMLAALSGYAQGTFASNIEVSGEKVVVTREIDSGAQTVSLNLPAIITTDLRLNEPRYASLPNIMKAKKKPLEVLTPDALGVSTASTNKTLKVEAPAARSAGIKVKSVAELVEKLKNEAKVI, from the coding sequence ATGAAGGTGCTGGCTTGTATCAAACGTGTGGTCGATTACAACGTCAAAGTGCGGGTCAAAGCCGACCACTCCGGCGTTGATCTGGCCAACGTCAAAATGTCGATGAACCCCTTCTGCGAAATCGCCGTGGAAGAGGCTGTGCGCCTGAAAGAGAAGGGAATTGCGACTGAAATTGTCGTGGTCTGCGTCGGCCCGAGCACCGCTCAAGAGCAACTGCGCACCGCGCTGGCGTTGGGGGCCGATCGCGCCATTCTCGTCGAATCCGCTGAAGATCTGACTGCGCTGGCCGTGGCCAAGCTGCTCAAGGCTGTGGTTGACAGGGAGCAGCCTCAGTTGATGATCCTGGGCAAACAGGCCATCGACAGCGACAACAACCAGACCGGGCAAATGCTGGCGGCATTGAGCGGTTATGCGCAGGGTACTTTTGCTTCGAACATTGAAGTCAGCGGTGAGAAAGTGGTGGTGACCCGTGAAATCGACAGTGGTGCGCAAACTGTTTCGCTGAACCTACCGGCGATCATCACCACCGACCTGCGTTTGAACGAGCCGCGTTATGCGTCTTTGCCAAACATCATGAAAGCCAAGAAGAAACCGCTTGAAGTACTGACGCCAGACGCGCTGGGCGTATCGACGGCTTCGACTAATAAAACCTTGAAAGTTGAAGCACCGGCTGCTCGCAGCGCGGGGATCAAGGTCAAGTCGGTGGCTGAATTGGTCGAGAAACTGAAAAATGAAGCGAAGGTGATCTGA
- a CDS encoding SulP family inorganic anion transporter, with the protein MRAEQLKALLPRELLASVVVFLVALPLCMGIAIASGMPPAKGLITGIIGGLVVGWMAGSPLQVSGPAAGLAVLVFELVRQHGIAMLGPILLLAGFLQLVAGRLRLGCWFRVTAPAVVYGMLAGIGVLIVLSQVHVMLDATPQPSGLDNLLGFPAALTQAAQGLDSGFGWQAGLLGLSTIGVMWLWDKWRPHALRFVPGALLGVGLTTGASLLLALQVKRVQVPDNLADAIDWLRPADLLNLADPALLIAAFTVAFIASAETLLSAAAVDRMHNGQRSDFDKELTAQGVGNMLCGLLGALPMTGVIVRSSANVQAGATTRLSAMFHGVWLLVFVVLLSSALQSIPVASLAGVLVYTGFKLVDLKAFRALGRYGRMPMMTYAATALAIVFTDLLTGVLVGFGLTLAKLAWKASRLKISLIEQPEADHMELRLAGAATFLKVPALTQVLSRIPAGSTLHVPLNHLSYIDHACLELLEEWGRANAGNGSILMIEARGLKRRLEGRIRTTTGLGSAL; encoded by the coding sequence ATGCGTGCGGAACAATTAAAAGCGCTGCTGCCACGGGAGCTACTGGCCTCGGTGGTGGTTTTTCTGGTCGCCCTGCCCTTGTGCATGGGCATCGCCATTGCGTCCGGGATGCCACCGGCCAAGGGCTTGATTACTGGCATCATCGGCGGCTTGGTGGTGGGCTGGATGGCCGGTTCCCCCCTGCAAGTCAGCGGCCCGGCCGCCGGTCTGGCGGTCTTGGTTTTCGAACTAGTTCGCCAACATGGCATTGCCATGCTGGGGCCGATACTGCTGCTGGCGGGTTTTTTACAACTGGTGGCGGGACGTTTACGCCTGGGCTGCTGGTTTCGGGTAACGGCACCCGCCGTGGTGTACGGCATGCTCGCCGGAATCGGCGTGTTGATCGTGCTATCACAAGTGCATGTGATGCTCGATGCCACGCCGCAACCCTCAGGCCTGGACAACCTGCTGGGCTTCCCAGCAGCCTTGACCCAAGCCGCCCAAGGCCTGGATAGCGGATTTGGCTGGCAAGCCGGATTGTTGGGGCTGAGCACCATAGGGGTGATGTGGCTATGGGATAAATGGCGGCCGCACGCTCTGCGGTTTGTGCCTGGAGCACTGCTCGGGGTTGGCTTGACCACCGGCGCCAGCCTGTTGCTGGCCTTGCAGGTCAAGCGGGTGCAAGTCCCGGACAACCTGGCCGACGCCATCGACTGGCTACGCCCTGCCGACCTGCTGAACCTCGCAGACCCTGCTTTATTGATCGCCGCCTTCACTGTTGCGTTTATCGCCAGCGCAGAAACGCTGTTGTCGGCAGCGGCCGTAGACCGTATGCACAACGGCCAGCGCTCGGATTTTGACAAAGAACTGACGGCACAAGGCGTCGGCAACATGCTCTGCGGCCTGCTCGGTGCCTTGCCCATGACCGGAGTGATCGTGCGCAGCTCGGCCAATGTCCAGGCGGGTGCCACCACCCGGCTGTCCGCCATGTTTCACGGCGTCTGGCTGCTGGTTTTTGTAGTGCTGCTGTCCAGTGCGCTGCAAAGCATTCCGGTGGCGAGTCTGGCCGGGGTGTTGGTTTATACCGGGTTCAAGCTGGTGGACCTCAAGGCGTTTCGCGCTCTGGGCCGTTATGGACGCATGCCGATGATGACCTACGCGGCGACCGCCTTGGCTATCGTCTTCACCGATCTGCTGACCGGTGTGCTCGTGGGGTTCGGCCTCACGTTGGCCAAATTGGCCTGGAAAGCCTCGCGACTCAAAATCAGCCTGATTGAGCAGCCTGAAGCTGACCATATGGAATTACGCCTGGCTGGCGCCGCTACTTTTCTCAAAGTTCCGGCCCTGACTCAGGTGTTGTCACGTATACCCGCTGGCAGCACTCTGCATGTACCGCTCAACCACCTCAGTTATATCGACCACGCCTGCCTGGAGCTGCTTGAAGAATGGGGCCGGGCCAATGCAGGCAATGGCTCAATCCTGATGATTGAGGCGCGGGGTTTGAAGCGCCGACTGGAGGGCAGAATACGCACCACGACTGGCTTGGGTTCGGCGTTGTAG
- a CDS encoding YoaK family protein, producing the protein MLPVPFSKSNNLLYVRVRAWRGRVGLGLVASLSVLAGMTDAIGFLATGDFVSFMSGNTTRLAVAIGEGDLRVIARLGGAVMAFIAGNALGILLARLGGRRALPLMLIIAALLCTSALLPFESQVPALLAAVLAMGMLNAAVEQVNGLPVGLTYVTGALSRFGRGVGRWLLGERRTGWRVQLVPWAGMLIGAVLGAMLEARFGVKAMLFSAGLAAVLGLISLKIPRRWQRDYMPR; encoded by the coding sequence ATGCTCCCAGTGCCATTTTCAAAGTCGAATAATCTGTTGTACGTGCGCGTGCGCGCCTGGCGCGGTCGTGTGGGATTGGGGCTGGTAGCGAGTTTGTCGGTATTGGCTGGCATGACCGACGCCATTGGTTTTTTAGCCACGGGTGATTTCGTTTCATTCATGAGTGGTAATACCACGCGTCTGGCAGTGGCCATCGGCGAGGGCGATCTACGGGTGATTGCGCGCCTAGGGGGAGCGGTAATGGCATTTATTGCCGGTAACGCGCTGGGTATTTTGCTTGCACGCTTGGGTGGTCGGCGGGCCTTGCCGCTGATGCTGATCATCGCGGCATTGTTGTGTACCTCGGCGCTGCTGCCGTTTGAGTCGCAGGTGCCCGCGCTGTTGGCGGCAGTGCTGGCGATGGGCATGTTAAATGCGGCTGTGGAGCAGGTGAACGGCCTGCCGGTTGGGCTGACCTATGTCACCGGAGCTCTGTCGCGCTTTGGTCGTGGCGTGGGGCGCTGGCTGCTGGGCGAGCGGCGTACTGGCTGGCGCGTGCAGTTGGTACCTTGGGCGGGCATGCTGATCGGCGCGGTATTGGGGGCGATGCTGGAGGCCCGGTTCGGGGTCAAGGCGATGCTTTTTAGCGCCGGGCTTGCGGCAGTGTTGGGGCTGATTTCGCTGAAAATCCCGCGCCGCTGGCAACGTGATTACATGCCGCGATAA
- a CDS encoding electron transfer flavoprotein subunit alpha/FixB family protein: MTVLVIAEHDGAAIASATLNTLAAAAKIGGDVHLLVAGQGLDGVADAAAKIAGVAKVLVADNAAYAHQLPENVAPLVAALGQEAGGKGYSHVLAAATSNGKNILPRVAAQLDVDQISEIISVVSADTFTRPIYAGNAIATVQSSAPVKVITVRATGFDPVSAVGGAASIEAVAAVHDAGTSSFVSEALAKLDRPELTAAKIVVSGGRGMQNGENFKYLYALADKLGAGVGASRAAVDAGFVPNDMQVGQTGKIVAPQLYIAVGISGAIQHLAGMKDSKVIVAINKDEEAPIFQVADYGLVADLFEAVPELERAV; the protein is encoded by the coding sequence ATGACAGTCCTCGTAATTGCAGAACATGACGGTGCCGCCATTGCGTCGGCAACCCTGAACACGCTGGCCGCTGCTGCCAAAATCGGTGGCGATGTGCACCTGCTGGTTGCGGGTCAGGGCCTTGATGGTGTCGCAGACGCTGCCGCAAAAATCGCTGGTGTGGCTAAAGTCCTAGTGGCCGACAACGCCGCTTACGCGCATCAACTGCCAGAAAACGTTGCTCCGCTGGTCGCTGCTCTTGGTCAAGAAGCGGGGGGTAAAGGCTACAGCCATGTCCTGGCTGCCGCGACCTCCAACGGCAAAAACATCCTGCCGCGCGTTGCTGCCCAACTGGACGTTGATCAGATTTCCGAAATCATCTCGGTCGTCAGCGCTGACACCTTCACCCGCCCGATCTACGCTGGCAACGCCATTGCGACCGTGCAGTCGAGTGCGCCGGTCAAAGTGATAACCGTGCGTGCCACCGGTTTCGACCCGGTTTCAGCTGTTGGCGGGGCGGCTTCGATTGAAGCGGTCGCAGCGGTTCACGATGCAGGCACTTCGTCGTTCGTCAGCGAAGCGCTGGCCAAGCTGGATCGCCCTGAACTGACTGCGGCCAAAATCGTCGTGTCTGGCGGTCGCGGGATGCAGAACGGTGAGAACTTCAAATATCTGTACGCACTGGCTGACAAGCTGGGCGCCGGGGTGGGTGCATCGCGCGCAGCGGTCGACGCGGGCTTTGTGCCGAACGACATGCAAGTTGGCCAGACTGGCAAAATCGTTGCGCCACAGCTGTACATCGCAGTCGGTATCTCAGGCGCGATCCAGCACCTGGCTGGCATGAAAGATTCGAAAGTGATCGTCGCAATCAACAAGGATGAAGAAGCGCCCATCTTTCAAGTGGCTGATTATGGCTTGGTGGCGGATCTGTTTGAGGCGGTGCCTGAGCTGGAAAGGGCGGTCTGA
- a CDS encoding YgdI/YgdR family lipoprotein, which yields MKINIIGLPLVMVAVLALAGCATPTVVTLQNGTQYLTKDLPTTKNASGFYEFVDIAGKHIKVKADDVATIKSDN from the coding sequence ATGAAGATCAACATTATCGGTTTGCCTCTGGTCATGGTGGCGGTTTTGGCACTGGCTGGCTGTGCAACCCCCACCGTCGTGACATTGCAAAACGGCACGCAGTACCTCACCAAGGACCTGCCAACCACTAAAAATGCTAGCGGCTTTTACGAGTTCGTGGACATTGCCGGCAAGCACATCAAGGTCAAGGCTGACGATGTAGCGACTATCAAGTCTGATAATTAA
- a CDS encoding AraC family transcriptional regulator has translation MLNKDTISIQLVREALLQSCASTSGMHEVLQKIGINPALLDQADARVPALAYARMWRLVARRLDDEFFGMDPRKLRAGSLAFMCRSAMAQPSLTQGLELVLGYLSLTLERLPARLVRQQSVAEIVLHEPQTQSSRAFTYFAYWMIVHGVACWLAGRRIPILAIELRCAQPDYCGDYEVMFSENLRFDRPRTRMIFAADCLDAPIKRSTEELQRFLAQAPANILVKYRDPQSLASQIKQDLRQLPAEQWPETQSMAQSLCMSASTLRRRLADEGQTFQGLKDGVRKELAIGWLAEPDHSFADIALRLGFADTSSFYKAFRKWSGTNPGHYRSLILGGG, from the coding sequence ATGTTGAATAAAGACACCATCTCCATTCAGTTGGTGCGTGAAGCGCTGTTGCAAAGTTGCGCCTCGACCAGCGGCATGCACGAAGTGCTGCAAAAGATCGGGATTAACCCAGCGTTGCTGGACCAGGCGGATGCCCGCGTACCCGCCCTGGCGTACGCGCGAATGTGGCGGCTTGTGGCGCGGCGCCTCGATGACGAGTTTTTCGGCATGGACCCGCGCAAGTTGCGGGCCGGGAGCCTGGCGTTCATGTGCCGCTCGGCTATGGCTCAGCCCTCGTTGACGCAGGGCCTGGAGCTGGTGCTGGGGTATTTGTCGTTAACGCTGGAACGCTTGCCTGCACGTTTGGTACGTCAGCAGAGCGTGGCAGAGATCGTCTTGCACGAGCCACAGACGCAGTCGAGCCGCGCTTTCACCTACTTTGCCTATTGGATGATCGTGCATGGCGTGGCCTGTTGGCTGGCCGGGCGGCGGATTCCGATTTTGGCCATTGAGTTGCGGTGTGCGCAGCCTGATTACTGCGGTGATTACGAAGTGATGTTTTCCGAAAACCTGCGCTTTGATCGCCCGCGGACGCGGATGATATTTGCAGCTGACTGCCTGGATGCACCGATCAAACGCAGCACCGAAGAATTGCAGCGATTTTTGGCCCAGGCGCCGGCCAATATCCTGGTCAAATACCGCGACCCGCAAAGCCTGGCCAGCCAAATCAAGCAAGACCTGCGGCAACTGCCAGCAGAACAATGGCCAGAAACCCAGAGCATGGCGCAAAGTCTGTGCATGTCGGCCTCGACCTTGCGTCGGCGTTTGGCCGACGAAGGTCAGACTTTTCAGGGGCTCAAAGACGGTGTGCGCAAAGAGTTGGCCATTGGTTGGCTGGCCGAGCCGGACCATAGTTTTGCCGATATCGCCCTGCGTTTGGGCTTTGCCGACACCAGCTCGTTTTACAAAGCCTTTCGCAAATGGTCCGGCACCAACCCGGGGCACTACCGCAGCTTGATCTTGGGCGGTGGTTAA
- a CDS encoding histidine phosphatase family protein, translating to MTLPGWIKPQFKPYALAVIPLLLITAAATLTTHVESAFAQPVDGVQTLVFMRHAEKPANGLGQLNCQGLNRAIDLATLLPQRYGNADYIFAADPSRQVEEGANDDAYNYVRPLMTINPSAIKLGLPINLEFSANDTRELANELTRDKYHNATVYTAWSHGYLPELINRVAGKALGKKTTLTEDWSGNDFDSLYVLTLTWKDGEATLNSRVDQQGLNNGTHICPT from the coding sequence ATGACCTTGCCCGGCTGGATAAAACCTCAATTCAAACCCTACGCGCTGGCAGTTATCCCGCTGTTATTGATCACGGCTGCCGCAACGCTGACCACCCATGTGGAGTCCGCGTTTGCCCAGCCGGTGGACGGCGTGCAAACGCTGGTCTTTATGCGCCACGCCGAAAAACCGGCCAACGGCCTTGGGCAACTCAACTGCCAGGGGCTTAACCGCGCAATCGATTTGGCAACTTTGCTGCCACAACGCTATGGCAATGCTGACTATATATTTGCCGCCGACCCGTCACGCCAAGTAGAAGAAGGCGCGAACGATGACGCCTACAACTATGTACGACCGCTGATGACTATTAACCCGAGTGCGATCAAGCTGGGGTTGCCGATCAACCTGGAATTCTCGGCCAATGACACTCGCGAACTGGCCAATGAATTGACCCGTGACAAGTATCACAACGCGACTGTTTATACCGCGTGGTCACACGGTTATTTGCCTGAGTTGATCAACAGGGTCGCAGGCAAGGCCCTTGGCAAAAAAACCACGCTGACTGAAGACTGGTCAGGCAATGATTTTGATTCCCTGTATGTCTTGACCTTGACCTGGAAGGACGGCGAAGCCACGTTGAACAGCCGCGTCGACCAGCAAGGTCTGAACAATGGCACCCACATCTGTCCAACGTGA
- a CDS encoding SDR family NAD(P)-dependent oxidoreductase: MQIENKVFIVTGGASGLGAATAEMLVKAGAKVMLVDLNADAVAAQAAKLGAKSAVADISQADAAQAAVDATVAAFGTVNGLVNCAGIVRGEKILGKNGPHALESFSQVINVNLIGSFNMLRLASAAIAESAADADGERGVIINTASVAAFDGQIGQAAYAASKGAIASLTLPAARELARFGIRVMTIAPGIFETPMMAGMTPEVRDSLAAGVPFPARLGKPAEYASLVRHIIENSMLNGEVIRLDGALRMAAK, translated from the coding sequence ATGCAAATCGAAAACAAGGTTTTTATCGTCACCGGTGGTGCATCAGGTTTGGGCGCCGCCACGGCTGAGATGCTGGTAAAGGCGGGCGCCAAAGTGATGCTGGTTGACCTGAACGCAGATGCCGTCGCGGCACAAGCGGCCAAATTGGGGGCCAAGAGTGCGGTGGCTGACATCAGTCAGGCGGATGCCGCGCAGGCCGCAGTGGATGCCACCGTCGCGGCGTTCGGCACCGTCAATGGTTTGGTCAATTGCGCGGGGATCGTACGCGGTGAAAAGATCCTCGGCAAAAACGGGCCACATGCGCTGGAGAGCTTCAGCCAGGTGATCAACGTCAACCTGATTGGCAGCTTCAACATGCTGCGCCTGGCCTCAGCGGCGATTGCCGAAAGCGCTGCCGATGCTGACGGCGAACGCGGGGTGATCATCAACACGGCGTCGGTAGCCGCCTTCGATGGTCAGATAGGGCAAGCCGCGTATGCAGCCTCCAAAGGCGCGATTGCTAGCCTGACCTTGCCCGCTGCACGTGAACTGGCGCGCTTCGGGATTCGGGTGATGACCATCGCCCCCGGCATTTTTGAAACACCGATGATGGCTGGCATGACCCCTGAAGTGCGCGATTCACTGGCTGCCGGGGTGCCGTTTCCAGCGCGCTTGGGCAAACCTGCCGAGTACGCTTCGCTGGTGCGGCACATCATCGAAAACAGCATGCTCAATGGTGAGGTGATCCGTCTCGACGGCGCCTTGCGCATGGCCGCGAAATAA
- a CDS encoding carbonic anhydrase has translation MRNQNNQPLAAATAQCETEHSHAALQQIVEGFLHFHHEIFPQQKDLFKKLATAQRPKAMFITCADSRIVPELITQSAPGDLFVTRNVGNVVPPYGEMNGGVSTAIEYANMALGVQHIIVCGHSDCGAMRAVLNPASLDRMPTVKAWLRHAEVAKTMVQENCDCANEAEGMHILTEENVIAQLQHLRTHPSVASRIANGQLFIHGWIYNIETSQIKAYDAEQGQFLPLDNLLTIPCATPKARF, from the coding sequence ATGAGAAACCAGAATAATCAGCCGTTGGCTGCAGCCACTGCCCAATGCGAGACGGAGCACTCCCATGCAGCGCTGCAGCAAATAGTCGAAGGATTTCTACATTTTCATCATGAGATTTTTCCCCAGCAGAAAGATCTGTTCAAAAAGCTGGCCACGGCTCAGCGCCCAAAGGCCATGTTCATTACGTGCGCCGACTCACGCATCGTTCCCGAATTAATCACCCAAAGCGCTCCCGGCGATCTATTTGTAACCCGCAACGTTGGCAACGTCGTGCCGCCTTACGGCGAGATGAACGGCGGGGTTTCCACGGCCATTGAATACGCCAACATGGCGCTTGGCGTGCAGCACATCATCGTGTGCGGGCACTCCGATTGCGGCGCAATGCGCGCGGTGCTCAACCCCGCCAGCCTGGATAGAATGCCCACGGTCAAAGCCTGGCTACGCCACGCCGAGGTCGCCAAAACCATGGTTCAAGAGAACTGTGACTGTGCCAACGAAGCAGAAGGCATGCACATTTTGACCGAGGAAAATGTGATCGCGCAGTTGCAGCACCTGCGCACTCATCCCTCGGTAGCTTCGCGTATCGCTAACGGCCAACTGTTTATCCACGGCTGGATCTACAACATCGAAACCAGCCAAATCAAAGCCTACGATGCAGAGCAAGGGCAATTTTTGCCCTTGGACAATCTGCTGACTATCCCTTGCGCGACGCCTAAAGCGCGCTTCTAA
- a CDS encoding MFS transporter, with product MTLNQRRTLTFMLAASLASTIGGLPFNTLPILLGALADSFGFAPSQIGLLGSVCFTGYLLGTLVAVGFIDRCNWRFLTFGCASGAALALLASSQLPATVQLPLWALIGFFAALMTCLGMRIMAEMPNKERAFGLRQGIELGLVALVLFVLPSVVIAHFHYAGAALVLAAMIVLLSLSAFALPRRSDFAVKVDVAKDRSLQGRFRFPVPAYWALGFFFVFGAGQIGLWAFLERLGHGLNVEPAQMGVVFAVLKLLGGGAALVLALVGDRLGSRWPHVLVLAVIGCGLLLLAYAQGFAMYALGAWIWEVGFCWGCIYQTAAVARLDPSGRAIMLIPAAFALSSMVGPAVAGQWVADGFTGLLWLALATAVVPVVAFCGVLASRLRSSPVVIPI from the coding sequence ATGACGCTGAATCAACGTAGAACGCTGACTTTTATGCTGGCCGCGAGTCTGGCGTCGACGATTGGCGGGTTGCCCTTCAATACATTGCCGATCTTGCTTGGCGCGCTGGCGGACAGCTTCGGCTTCGCGCCGTCGCAAATCGGTCTGTTGGGCTCTGTGTGTTTCACGGGCTATTTGCTGGGGACGCTGGTGGCAGTGGGCTTTATCGACCGTTGCAACTGGCGGTTTTTGACGTTCGGTTGTGCGTCGGGAGCTGCGCTGGCGCTGCTCGCATCGTCGCAATTACCGGCCACGGTGCAGTTGCCGTTGTGGGCCTTGATCGGTTTTTTTGCCGCGCTGATGACCTGCCTCGGCATGCGCATCATGGCCGAAATGCCGAACAAGGAGCGTGCCTTTGGCCTGCGTCAAGGCATTGAATTGGGCTTGGTGGCGTTGGTGCTGTTTGTGTTGCCGTCGGTGGTGATTGCGCATTTTCACTATGCCGGTGCTGCATTGGTGCTGGCAGCCATGATTGTGTTGCTGAGCCTGAGCGCCTTTGCATTGCCTCGGCGCAGCGACTTCGCGGTAAAGGTTGATGTGGCGAAAGACCGTTCCCTTCAAGGCCGTTTTCGCTTCCCGGTGCCAGCGTATTGGGCACTGGGGTTTTTCTTTGTGTTTGGCGCCGGGCAGATTGGTCTGTGGGCGTTCCTTGAGCGGCTGGGTCATGGGCTGAACGTCGAGCCTGCGCAAATGGGTGTGGTGTTTGCCGTGCTCAAACTGCTGGGTGGCGGGGCGGCGCTGGTTCTGGCGCTGGTCGGTGATCGTTTGGGGTCGCGTTGGCCGCATGTGCTGGTGTTGGCCGTGATCGGTTGCGGCTTGTTGTTATTGGCTTATGCCCAAGGCTTTGCGATGTACGCGCTGGGTGCCTGGATCTGGGAAGTCGGTTTTTGCTGGGGCTGTATCTACCAGACCGCAGCCGTTGCCCGTCTGGACCCAAGTGGCCGCGCGATCATGCTGATTCCGGCAGCCTTTGCTCTAAGCTCCATGGTCGGCCCAGCGGTGGCCGGGCAATGGGTGGCAGACGGCTTTACCGGGTTGCTATGGCTGGCACTGGCTACGGCCGTCGTGCCGGTCGTGGCGTTTTGCGGGGTGTTGGCGAGCCGCCTCAGGTCAAGCCCGGTCGTGATACCCATCTAG